The DNA window AGGCAAAATGTGCAGACAGGAAGGCTAAACATAAAAAAGCCGGTGCGAAAACACACCGGCATATATAGTGATTGATTGTAAAGTCAGAATTTAAACGCCACGCTGGCAGAAAAGCGGCGGGGCATCATTCTTTCTATGGTAGTCCATCCGCTGTAATATTCCTTGTTGGTGATATTGTCCAGCTTGAGGGCCAGCCGGTAAGCATTCACCTGGTAAAAGATGCCGGCATTCAGTACTGTATAGGAGGGCAGCGTGAAAGTACCGGTTGCTTTACTGTTGACAGGAAGGTTTTCGCTGGCATAGTTGCCGCCGAAACCGATGCCGAGGCCATGCAGTTTACCGCTGGTAGCTGTATAACTGATCCACCAGTTGGCCAGATGCTCCGGACCTGCACTGACAGGCCGGCGGTCCAGCACGCTGGAATCAGCCTTTTCCATTTTACTGTTGTTATAGCCATAACCAGCCACGATATTAAGTCCTGGCAGCGGATTGGCGATCAGGTCTACTTCCACGCCCTTGCTGCGCTGGGAACCATCCTGGAGGGTGTAGTTATATTGGGTACCGTTTTTCTCAATGGTAGCGCCTCTGGTCATATTCGTCACCAGAATGTTGTAATAGCTGGCCGTCATAGTCAGTTTGTTCTGAAGCAGATCGAGTTTTACACCGCCTTCAAACTGATTGGCCTGCTGTGGTTTGAGGTTGCCGCTGAGCTCGGGCAGTGGCTGGGTTATAGGAGCCAGGTTCTGAAAGCCGTTCATATAGTTGGCAAAGAGGCTTACTTTATCTTTTACCACCTGATAGATCAAACCGAATTTAGGAGACACAGTGGTTTGACTGTAATTGTCTTCGTCCTTCTGTCCGGCAACAAAGTCCTGGGTAGGTTTACTGACAAAATGATCTACACGTAAGCTGGCCATGGCTATCAACTGATCTGTGATATTGAGCACATCAGACACATACGCGCTGTAGGTATAGTTAGTGGTGGTATTTTTAACCTGTCCGGAAGTGGCCTGTGCCAGCCGTGCATCCACAGCGGCCTTGTTGAGCTGTGCGTAGCGGGGATCACGTTTGTTGACAGCACTGACCATGTCAAACAGGACATAAGGTGAGTTGTCATTGTTGGTAGACAGGCTGAGGAAGTCCAGCCCTGCCACAATACGGTTGCGCAGTCCGCCAATTCTGAAGTCTCCGATAAAATTCTGTTGTATATCCGTTGCCGTAGTGGTGGAGTTCTGGTGGGTAAGGTATCTGCTCAGGAGGGTATCATTGGGCTTCTGCACATTATTATCACCCTGGTCCAGGAACATTACGTAAGAGTAGTAGCCGTTGCTGCGGCGTACACTTCTTGACACATTGGTTTGGGAGGTCCACTTATCGGAGATTTTGTAGGTGGCCTGCCCGAAGAGGTTCATACTGGGGGATTTCATGGTGATATCATTGCTGGTGAAGGAGCGGGTAAAGTCCATGCCCAGCTGTGCCGGTGTTCTGGCTATGAGTTGCCGGCGACGGTTGAGAAACACTATGGTAGGGTTGGTGCTTTCGTTGGTATAGAACTCCGTGTTCATGAGAAAGGAGAGGCGATCGTTGACCCGGTAGGAGAGGCTGGGAGCGAGGAACCAGGAGCGTTTGAAGCCGGCATCCTGAAAGCTGCTTTCTGAATGATAAGCAGCATTGGTGCGTAGTATGACTGATTTGTCCTTGTTCAGCGGGGTATTGATATCTGCGGTGATACGGTTGAGGCCATAGCTGCCGCCTGTATAGCTGATTTCGCCACCAAAAACATCATAGGGTTTTTTAGTGACGATGTTGATCAGACCACCGAAAGAGATCAGGCTGCTGCCAAACAGTGTGCCGGAAGGGCCTTTGATAGTTTCAACACGTTCTATATCGGCGGGGTCGGGACTGCCATTAGAGATACCCGCGATGCCGTTTACCATAGTAGGTTGTACCGCAAAGCCGCGCATGGAGAAATAACCGGCGCCATCGCCACCACGGCCGGTAGAAGACCATAGCCTGGAAACACCTGGCGCGTTTTTTAAGGCATCATCAAAATTGGTGATCACCTGTTCTTTCATCAGTTCTTTTCCCACCACATTGTATACCTGCGGGTTCTCCAGGTTTTTAATCGGGAGGCGTGCAATATAATCGCTCTCTTTGTTGGCCAGTTTGTTTTTTCCGCCTACAATGGTTACTTCCGATAATTGTGTTTTTGACACCTGTAACCGGATTTTCACGGTAGCAGTCTGATTGTTATTAATGGTCACTGTTTCCGCTACAGGCTCATATCCCAGCAGTGATACCTGCAGTACATATTTGCCGGGCTCCAGCCGGCGAAAGGCAAAGTCTCCTTTACTATCGGTAACGGTGCCACGATTATGCTGTTCTATCCTGACACTCACAAAAGCGGCGGGCTCTCCTTCGCTGGTGGTTATAATTCCTTTTATGTGGCCGGTGCTGCTCTGAGCCATTACACCAGACATAAAGCTAAAGCGCATTAATATAATTAATAGAAATGCTGACAATTTCCTGATCATGCTATTAAGTTGAAATACAAGTATTATCGTGATGATATCGCGGCACCAAAATTGAGGCAGGTATGCTAAAATAAATGATCGGATCAGGAAAAGTATTTACGCATTCCGGAAACATAACTGTGATGGATGTGATGAGGCTGATGCTCCTGATGAGCGAAGCATACATTTGGGTTTTTAGAAAAAATAATTTTGACGCATCATATATATCAGTTACAATCAAAATCATCACAGTTACGGTTTAAATCAAAATAATCACAGTTCGTGAGGAAATGGCTGGTCATTCTTCCGGAAGGCCACACATTTGTATTGCTTTAAACGGATGAATAATGAAGTTTGAAAAAATACATAACCAGGGGCAGGCGCAGCTTTTTCAGAGCAGGTATCTGGAGATGCTGACCAAAACCCATCCAGCGGTTATTTTTGGGATGTACCTGCCAGTGATCGGTTATATGTTGTATTACAGCTACACGGTATTGGGGTATTCCTTTTTACGGATAATGATGACCTTCCTGGTGGCAATGTTTAGCTGGACTTTGTTTGAATACATTATACACCGTTTTATTTTCCACCTGATCAGTGATAGTCCAGCTGTGAAGCGCGTGGTATATACGTTGCATGGTAACCATCACGAATATCCGCGGGATAAACAACGTTTGTTTATGCCACCGGTGCCGAGTGTGCTCATCGCTACTGTTGTATTCACCGTTTTCTATATCTTCCTGAAGAACAATGCTTTTATGTTTTTCCCTGGCTTTGTGTCGGGATACTTATTATACGGAAGCATGCACTATGCCATTCACGCCTGGGCTCCGCCTTTTAAGTGGATGAAGCCACTATGGAGAAATCACCATCTGCACCATTACAAGAATGACGAACTGGGATTTGGTGTCAGTTCGACACTATGGGACCGGGTGTTTCGCACGATGTTTAGTGGTTGCGTAGCTCTTCTCCTGGTACAGCCGGTTTTCGCTCATCAGTCGGCTGAAAGCGATTACAAGCTGGTGAAAAGGAATAAGTCCATCTCTCTTTATGAGAGATGGCTGCCCGCGGGAGAGAATGAAGAGCGTGTAAGAGAGATAAAAGCGGTGTTTACCGTAAAATCTGATGTGCAGGCGGTGGCCAGGTTATTGACAGACCAGCAACAGGGCGTGGTGTGGAACGTCCGCGCCAGGATTTATCGGGTGCTGCCCATGGTGGAAAGCCGTGAATGGGTTACCTATCTGAAATATAATATCCCATGGCCCTTTGGTGATCAGGATTGTTGCCTGTTGTTTCATCTGAAAGCCCATCCCTATAATGAACGT is part of the Chitinophaga flava genome and encodes:
- a CDS encoding TonB-dependent receptor, with protein sequence MRFSFMSGVMAQSSTGHIKGIITTSEGEPAAFVSVRIEQHNRGTVTDSKGDFAFRRLEPGKYVLQVSLLGYEPVAETVTINNNQTATVKIRLQVSKTQLSEVTIVGGKNKLANKESDYIARLPIKNLENPQVYNVVGKELMKEQVITNFDDALKNAPGVSRLWSSTGRGGDGAGYFSMRGFAVQPTMVNGIAGISNGSPDPADIERVETIKGPSGTLFGSSLISFGGLINIVTKKPYDVFGGEISYTGGSYGLNRITADINTPLNKDKSVILRTNAAYHSESSFQDAGFKRSWFLAPSLSYRVNDRLSFLMNTEFYTNESTNPTIVFLNRRRQLIARTPAQLGMDFTRSFTSNDITMKSPSMNLFGQATYKISDKWTSQTNVSRSVRRSNGYYSYVMFLDQGDNNVQKPNDTLLSRYLTHQNSTTTATDIQQNFIGDFRIGGLRNRIVAGLDFLSLSTNNDNSPYVLFDMVSAVNKRDPRYAQLNKAAVDARLAQATSGQVKNTTTNYTYSAYVSDVLNITDQLIAMASLRVDHFVSKPTQDFVAGQKDEDNYSQTTVSPKFGLIYQVVKDKVSLFANYMNGFQNLAPITQPLPELSGNLKPQQANQFEGGVKLDLLQNKLTMTASYYNILVTNMTRGATIEKNGTQYNYTLQDGSQRSKGVEVDLIANPLPGLNIVAGYGYNNSKMEKADSSVLDRRPVSAGPEHLANWWISYTATSGKLHGLGIGFGGNYASENLPVNSKATGTFTLPSYTVLNAGIFYQVNAYRLALKLDNITNKEYYSGWTTIERMMPRRFSASVAFKF
- a CDS encoding sterol desaturase family protein; this encodes MKFEKIHNQGQAQLFQSRYLEMLTKTHPAVIFGMYLPVIGYMLYYSYTVLGYSFLRIMMTFLVAMFSWTLFEYIIHRFIFHLISDSPAVKRVVYTLHGNHHEYPRDKQRLFMPPVPSVLIATVVFTVFYIFLKNNAFMFFPGFVSGYLLYGSMHYAIHAWAPPFKWMKPLWRNHHLHHYKNDELGFGVSSTLWDRVFRTMFSGCVALLLVQPVFAHQSAESDYKLVKRNKSISLYERWLPAGENEERVREIKAVFTVKSDVQAVARLLTDQQQGVVWNVRARIYRVLPMVESREWVTYLKYNIPWPFGDQDCCLLFHLKAHPYNERSGEISFESTLSNRFPVTDNVTRITGTHGRWLMEDLGDNGMQITYTITTNRSARIPRWVSDPIVRNNMFETMSTFRSILEKR